The following are encoded together in the Ktedonobacteraceae bacterium genome:
- a CDS encoding NADPH-dependent assimilatory sulfite reductase hemoprotein subunit, producing the protein MSDQEEKPKNLLELGPGEGSKVEHIKRESNYLRGQIAEELAQDSPRFTEAQVQLIKFHGIYQQEDRDFRHARKPGEDKAYQLMVRSRIPGGVLTAEQYLVEDELAGRYGNGTLRITTRQSFQLHGVLKRDVHATIHAINEALLSTMSACGDVNRNVMACPAPIHDGAHKQVAEMAHRIAMHLAPHSRAYHEIWVDGEQVKTVEQPADEVVEPIYGPTYLPRKFKIGVAFPGDNCIDVYTQDIGLVACIEQDQLIGFTVLVGGGMGMTHGKTETYPRLATPLCFATVDEVLEVAETIVTIQRDYGDRQNRKHARMKYVVEERGIAWFREELEGRLGRKVQDPRELSWHDIEDHLGWHEQGDGRWFLGLYVENGRIQDDETMQLRTGLRHVISEFRPGVHLTAQQNILLTDISEAQRVPITSLLAEYGIAMNPAEVGTRRLALACPALPTCGLALAEAERALPAVVREIEADLQALGLAGEPLSMRMTGCPNGCARPFMGDIGFVGRTKDVYNVYIGGDLLNTRLNILYAPSVRTHDLAPTIRPLLVLWRDERLPGEAFGDFCYRVGIDYLRAKIGEQLPASNGHSHNDHVKEHVPARALAQPIAGD; encoded by the coding sequence ATGTCTGATCAAGAAGAGAAGCCAAAGAATTTGCTCGAACTGGGTCCTGGCGAGGGAAGCAAAGTTGAGCATATCAAGCGCGAGAGCAACTATCTGCGGGGGCAGATAGCTGAAGAACTTGCCCAGGATAGCCCGCGTTTCACCGAGGCCCAGGTGCAGCTCATCAAGTTCCACGGCATTTACCAGCAAGAAGACCGCGACTTCCGCCACGCGCGCAAGCCCGGCGAGGATAAAGCCTACCAGCTCATGGTACGCTCGCGTATTCCCGGTGGCGTGCTGACGGCTGAACAGTACCTGGTAGAAGACGAACTTGCCGGACGCTATGGCAACGGTACGCTGCGCATCACCACGCGCCAGAGCTTCCAGTTGCATGGCGTCCTGAAAAGAGACGTGCATGCCACCATCCACGCGATTAATGAGGCGTTACTATCCACCATGTCCGCCTGTGGCGATGTGAACCGCAACGTCATGGCCTGTCCCGCTCCTATTCATGATGGCGCCCATAAACAAGTAGCAGAGATGGCTCATCGCATTGCCATGCACCTGGCTCCCCACAGTCGTGCTTATCATGAAATCTGGGTCGATGGCGAGCAGGTAAAGACGGTAGAGCAACCCGCGGATGAAGTAGTCGAGCCAATTTATGGCCCCACCTATTTACCGCGCAAATTCAAGATCGGCGTTGCCTTTCCCGGCGATAACTGTATCGATGTCTATACCCAGGATATTGGTCTTGTCGCCTGTATCGAACAGGATCAATTAATTGGCTTCACCGTCCTGGTCGGCGGCGGCATGGGTATGACGCACGGCAAAACCGAGACCTATCCGCGGCTCGCTACACCTCTCTGCTTTGCCACCGTCGATGAAGTGCTGGAAGTGGCGGAGACGATTGTGACCATCCAGCGCGATTATGGTGACCGGCAGAACCGCAAGCACGCGCGTATGAAATATGTGGTTGAGGAGCGCGGCATCGCCTGGTTCCGCGAGGAACTTGAAGGCAGGCTGGGCCGCAAGGTACAGGACCCACGCGAGCTAAGCTGGCATGATATAGAGGATCATCTTGGCTGGCACGAACAGGGCGATGGACGCTGGTTCCTGGGCCTGTATGTTGAGAATGGTCGCATTCAAGATGATGAAACCATGCAACTGCGCACCGGCCTGCGCCATGTTATCTCCGAATTTCGTCCCGGCGTTCACCTGACTGCTCAACAGAACATACTGTTGACTGATATATCCGAGGCCCAACGCGTTCCCATCACGTCATTGCTCGCTGAATATGGCATAGCGATGAACCCGGCTGAAGTGGGCACGCGCCGCCTGGCGCTGGCCTGCCCGGCATTGCCGACCTGCGGATTGGCGCTGGCCGAGGCCGAGCGCGCATTGCCGGCGGTGGTACGGGAAATTGAGGCGGACTTGCAGGCGTTGGGGCTGGCCGGTGAGCCCCTGAGTATGCGCATGACGGGCTGCCCGAACGGCTGCGCGCGCCCCTTTATGGGCGATATCGGCTTTGTGGGTCGCACCAAGGATGTCTACAACGTGTACATCGGCGGCGACCTGCTCAACACGCGCCTGAACATCCTGTACGCGCCCTCAGTACGCACGCACGATTTAGCGCCAACCATTCGTCCTCTCCTGGTTTTATGGCGCGATGAACGCCTGCCGGGTGAAGCTTTCGGCGATTTTTGCTACCGCGTCGGCATCGATTACCTGCGGGCAAAGATAGGCGAGCAACTTCCGGCCAGCAATGGACATTCCCACAATGACCACGTCAAAGAACACGTACCGGCCAGGGCGTTGGCGCAGCCGATTGCAGGTGACTGA
- a CDS encoding permease, translating to MQILNGIIQALFMSFSMFWEILWPLILGFTLSGIIQALVSHQAMAKTLGCDGPKCLTFATLFGIASSSCSYAAVALARSIFQKGASFTASMAFELASTNLVIELGIILIVLMGWQFALAEFIGGILMVILISIIFRLTLRPQLVQAAKAQAEKNLVGRMEGHATMDMSVSGGSFFSKLFSGKGFTAVSSYFVMDWASVWVDIVIGLLIAGALAAWVPDSFWRAFFFSNDPTIAKIEGPLVGPLVAIISFVCSVGNVPLAAVLWRGGISFGGVVSFIFADLIILPILDIYRKYYGWKVMAYILVTFYVTMAAAGYVVEFLFGALGIVPQNRNIVAITEGIQWNYTTFLNIFFLILAAVLIIRFIRSGGVPMLRMMNRPGHEMMHHEMS from the coding sequence ATGCAGATACTCAACGGCATCATCCAGGCCCTATTTATGTCATTCAGCATGTTCTGGGAAATCTTATGGCCTTTAATTCTTGGCTTTACCCTCTCAGGTATTATCCAGGCGCTTGTTTCGCACCAGGCAATGGCTAAGACGCTTGGCTGCGACGGGCCGAAGTGCCTTACCTTTGCCACGTTGTTTGGCATTGCCTCAAGCTCCTGCTCCTATGCCGCCGTCGCCCTGGCGCGTTCCATCTTTCAAAAGGGGGCGAGTTTCACCGCGTCGATGGCATTCGAACTTGCCTCTACCAACCTTGTTATTGAGCTTGGCATCATTTTAATCGTATTAATGGGCTGGCAATTCGCGCTGGCGGAATTTATCGGCGGCATCCTCATGGTGATTCTTATCTCGATCATCTTCCGTTTGACCCTAAGACCACAGCTTGTGCAGGCAGCAAAGGCGCAAGCGGAGAAAAATCTGGTGGGTAGGATGGAGGGACATGCGACAATGGATATGAGCGTGTCCGGCGGCTCTTTTTTCTCAAAGTTGTTCAGCGGCAAGGGCTTTACCGCCGTGAGCAGCTATTTCGTCATGGATTGGGCCTCTGTGTGGGTGGATATTGTGATTGGGCTGCTGATTGCCGGTGCTTTAGCCGCCTGGGTGCCGGATTCTTTCTGGCGCGCGTTTTTCTTCTCCAACGATCCAACCATCGCGAAAATTGAAGGCCCGCTGGTTGGGCCGCTCGTCGCCATCATCAGCTTCGTCTGTTCCGTCGGCAACGTGCCGCTGGCGGCCGTTTTGTGGCGCGGCGGCATTAGTTTTGGTGGCGTGGTAAGCTTCATCTTCGCGGACTTGATCATCCTACCCATCCTGGACATTTATCGCAAATATTACGGCTGGAAGGTGATGGCCTATATTCTGGTCACGTTCTATGTGACGATGGCCGCTGCCGGATATGTTGTGGAGTTCCTTTTTGGAGCATTGGGCATCGTACCACAGAACCGCAATATTGTCGCGATCACCGAAGGGATACAATGGAACTACACAACGTTCTTGAACATCTTCTTTCTTATCCTGGCAGCTGTGCTGATCATCCGCTTTATTCGCAGCGGCGGCGTACCGATGCTGCGCATGATGAATCGACCAGGGCATGAGATGATGCATCATGAAATGAGTTAG
- a CDS encoding LLM class flavin-dependent oxidoreductase: MTTDSASSNARAYSNRIGLTADSPNFPADWNSVMEKVRIADELGYDSIWLGESWGYELFTSMADLVRVTKRIKIGAGIANIYSRTPALIASTIATLDERSGGRMILGLGPSGANVIEHWHGVPFQKPVQRTREYVEIIRMILRGEKLVYHGEIFNLERGFKLRFTPPRTNIPIYIAAMGPKNVVQSGEIADGVLPVYWPASKWGALRAQLDEGARIAGRPPHSAAIAPYITTVIMSEQADENERATARTIVASPLAYYIGRMGVYYAQMLARNGFGAEVETVQKAWEQGMKSAIAAVPDNLLDATSIVGTPREIVTKLDVWVAAGVDEPILSMPAGTPDEAGEKLAGLMQALKG; the protein is encoded by the coding sequence ATGACGACAGACTCAGCATCTTCCAACGCACGAGCCTATAGCAATCGCATCGGGCTGACGGCCGATTCTCCGAATTTTCCGGCAGATTGGAATTCGGTGATGGAAAAGGTGCGTATTGCCGATGAACTGGGCTACGATTCGATCTGGCTCGGCGAGTCCTGGGGCTACGAACTCTTTACCTCGATGGCCGACCTGGTGCGTGTTACGAAACGCATCAAAATCGGGGCCGGTATCGCCAATATTTACTCACGCACGCCCGCGCTGATCGCCAGCACGATTGCCACACTGGACGAGCGTTCCGGCGGTCGCATGATCCTTGGACTCGGCCCATCGGGAGCCAATGTGATCGAACACTGGCATGGCGTGCCATTCCAGAAGCCGGTGCAACGCACGCGCGAATATGTGGAGATCATTCGCATGATCCTGCGCGGCGAAAAACTGGTCTACCATGGCGAAATCTTCAATCTTGAGCGCGGTTTCAAGCTGCGTTTCACGCCTCCGCGCACGAACATTCCTATTTATATCGCGGCCATGGGGCCGAAAAATGTGGTGCAGTCGGGCGAGATTGCCGATGGCGTCCTGCCCGTCTACTGGCCCGCGAGCAAATGGGGCGCCTTGCGCGCCCAGCTTGACGAGGGAGCGCGTATCGCGGGCCGGCCACCGCACAGCGCCGCCATTGCCCCATATATCACTACTGTGATCATGAGCGAGCAAGCTGATGAAAATGAGCGCGCGACGGCTCGTACTATCGTTGCCTCACCTCTGGCCTACTATATCGGCAGGATGGGCGTCTATTACGCGCAAATGCTGGCGCGCAACGGTTTTGGAGCCGAGGTCGAAACCGTTCAAAAGGCCTGGGAGCAGGGCATGAAAAGCGCCATAGCTGCCGTTCCTGACAACCTGCTGGACGCCACCTCTATTGTTGGCACCCCGCGGGAGATTGTCACCAAACTGGATGTATGGGTGGCAGCAGGCGTGGATGAGCCAATTTTGAGTATGCCCGCTGGCACACCGGATGAGGCGGGAGAGAAATTGGCGGGGCTAATGCAGGCGCTGAAGGGGTAG
- a CDS encoding NAD(P)-dependent oxidoreductase encodes MSEQIGFIGLGNMGQPMARNLLKAGFELRVYNRNPAKAEPLVAQGARQVSRPGEVVEPGGIVITMVANDAALEQVVLGESGLLERLGSNGIHLSMSTISPATARKLAELHAKHGSIYVAAPVFGRPEAAAAQQLWINISGPQAAKERAQPVLKALGQGIFDFGEDPGAANVVKLAGNFLVAAAMEAMAEALTLAEKNGIDRSQVIEMFGQTIFNSPIYRNYGKAIAQKRYTPAGFYLSLGLKDVSLVLQTANEARMPMPFGSLLHDRFMSSIAKGRGEMDWSALALGVSEDAGLS; translated from the coding sequence ATGAGCGAACAGATTGGTTTTATCGGATTAGGGAACATGGGTCAGCCCATGGCCCGCAACCTCTTGAAGGCCGGTTTTGAGCTGCGTGTCTATAACCGCAACCCGGCTAAAGCGGAGCCCCTGGTTGCGCAAGGAGCGCGGCAGGTTTCCCGGCCAGGTGAAGTCGTGGAGCCGGGTGGGATTGTGATTACAATGGTCGCCAATGATGCTGCTTTAGAGCAGGTTGTGCTGGGGGAGAGCGGATTGTTAGAACGACTGGGTTCAAATGGCATCCATCTCTCAATGAGTACCATATCGCCTGCTACAGCGCGAAAACTCGCGGAGCTGCATGCTAAGCACGGAAGTATATATGTCGCGGCGCCAGTTTTTGGCAGGCCGGAAGCGGCAGCGGCCCAGCAATTGTGGATCAACATCTCCGGCCCGCAAGCAGCGAAGGAACGAGCACAGCCCGTGCTGAAGGCGCTTGGGCAGGGCATCTTTGACTTTGGTGAAGACCCCGGGGCCGCCAACGTGGTGAAGCTGGCCGGCAATTTCCTGGTTGCCGCTGCTATGGAAGCAATGGCCGAAGCCCTGACGCTTGCCGAAAAGAATGGTATCGACCGTTCTCAGGTAATCGAGATGTTTGGGCAGACCATTTTCAACAGCCCCATTTATCGCAATTATGGGAAAGCCATCGCGCAAAAGCGTTATACACCGGCCGGTTTCTACCTGTCGCTGGGCCTGAAGGATGTCAGCCTCGTTTTACAAACGGCCAACGAAGCGCGGATGCCGATGCCATTTGGGAGTCTCCTGCATGATCGCTTTATGTCCTCCATCGCTAAGGGGCGAGGCGAGATGGATTGGTCGGCCCTGGCGCTAGGGGTTTCGGAAGATGCCGGTTTATCGTAG
- the cobA gene encoding uroporphyrinogen-III C-methyltransferase, whose amino-acid sequence MRKERLIESTSDELIQINTATGADLSARKPGKVYLVGAGPADPDLITVKGLRCLRVADVVIYDSLASPQLLEEAHPRAERVYVGKRAGHHCMKQEQINALLIQYAQQGQIVVRLKGGDPFVFGRGGEEALALAQAGIPFEVVPGVSSAIAVPAYAGIPVTHRHLASSVTIVTGHEDAAHTFSRVDWEALAKLDGTLVILMGVATLAHIVERLRNGGLHPDTPAAVIQEGTVPEQRVVTGTLETIADRAIRAGITSPAVVVIGAVVSLHEALAWYEAMRADTGKVTV is encoded by the coding sequence ATGCGTAAGGAACGGTTGATCGAGTCCACCAGTGATGAACTTATCCAAATTAATACAGCGACGGGGGCCGATTTATCGGCCCGCAAGCCCGGCAAAGTCTACCTCGTCGGCGCGGGACCCGCTGATCCTGATCTGATCACCGTCAAGGGGTTGCGCTGCCTGCGTGTGGCCGATGTGGTGATTTATGATAGCCTGGCCAGCCCGCAACTACTTGAAGAGGCGCATCCGCGGGCGGAGCGCGTCTACGTCGGCAAGAGGGCCGGCCACCACTGTATGAAACAGGAGCAGATAAATGCGCTACTTATTCAGTATGCGCAGCAGGGTCAGATAGTGGTGCGATTGAAAGGTGGCGACCCGTTCGTCTTCGGGCGCGGCGGTGAAGAGGCGCTGGCGTTGGCGCAGGCCGGTATCCCGTTTGAGGTTGTGCCCGGTGTCAGTTCGGCCATTGCTGTACCCGCCTACGCGGGCATACCGGTCACGCATCGCCACCTCGCGTCCTCGGTAACGATTGTGACCGGGCACGAAGATGCCGCGCATACCTTCTCGCGCGTGGATTGGGAAGCGCTGGCAAAGCTGGATGGCACACTGGTCATCCTGATGGGGGTCGCCACGCTAGCACATATCGTCGAACGCCTGCGAAACGGCGGTCTCCATCCCGATACCCCCGCGGCAGTTATCCAGGAAGGCACTGTGCCTGAGCAGCGCGTGGTGACGGGGACGCTGGAAACAATTGCCGACCGCGCCATCAGAGCCGGTATCACTTCCCCGGCAGTCGTGGTCATCGGCGCGGTCGTCTCATTGCATGAAGCTCTCGCCTGGTACGAGGCGATGCGCGCGGATACTGGCAAAGTAACGGTGTAA
- a CDS encoding cation:proton antiporter, with translation MTNISSIVRLLELLLLIALIVILVTRRLRIPYTLGLVVVGLAASLSGFFPGVHLMPDLVLFVFLPALLFEGSWSIETKHLRQNWFHIFLLVGPGLLISVILIALPLHFFGGINWLTALLLGAILSPTDPVAVLGLLRQSKVDANLSSIIEGESLLNDGVAGALYSIFLALILLSMQGQSLAGFQPWLNSFLLFLLEAGGGTLIGLAGGFIVSRLVRLIDEPLIETTITIVTAYGIYLLADTLHTSGILAVIFAALLLGSYGRRTGMAERTIEAVDNFWSVIAFIANALVFLLVGAELNPTRFLSSTSLLPLLVTAGITVVAVLLSRLIVVLMLPSVTQPLIPETLWSFLPTSWRVVIFWSGLRGALSLALVLALPLNIPSYDILVTSTYAVVLFTLLVQGFTLRFVLKGLPSVSK, from the coding sequence ATGACGAATATCAGTTCAATTGTGCGCTTACTGGAACTGCTCTTGCTCATCGCCTTAATTGTGATACTGGTGACGAGAAGATTGCGCATTCCTTATACGCTCGGGCTTGTAGTCGTGGGACTGGCTGCCAGTCTCTCTGGTTTTTTCCCAGGTGTTCACCTGATGCCAGACCTGGTACTGTTCGTTTTCCTTCCTGCGCTCCTTTTCGAGGGTTCCTGGTCGATAGAAACAAAACACCTGCGCCAGAACTGGTTCCATATCTTCTTACTGGTAGGTCCTGGACTGCTGATTTCTGTAATCTTGATAGCGCTACCGCTGCACTTTTTCGGTGGCATCAATTGGTTAACGGCCCTTTTGCTGGGCGCCATTCTTTCGCCGACCGATCCCGTTGCTGTATTGGGATTGCTGCGCCAGTCGAAAGTTGACGCGAACCTCTCGTCGATCATCGAGGGAGAGAGCCTTTTGAACGATGGAGTTGCCGGGGCGCTCTACTCGATCTTTCTCGCGCTCATCCTGCTTTCAATGCAAGGTCAGTCGCTGGCAGGCTTCCAGCCCTGGCTCAACAGCTTCTTGCTGTTCCTGCTCGAAGCCGGTGGTGGCACGCTTATCGGCCTGGCCGGTGGATTTATCGTGAGCCGGCTGGTGAGGTTGATCGATGAACCGCTGATAGAGACGACAATTACCATTGTGACTGCCTATGGAATCTACCTGCTGGCCGATACGCTGCATACTTCAGGTATCCTGGCAGTTATTTTTGCCGCTCTATTGTTGGGCAGTTATGGGCGGCGTACCGGCATGGCGGAGCGCACGATAGAGGCGGTCGATAATTTCTGGAGCGTGATCGCTTTTATTGCGAATGCGCTGGTCTTCCTGCTGGTAGGCGCCGAACTCAATCCCACAAGGTTTCTTTCAAGTACATCATTGCTGCCATTGCTCGTCACGGCGGGTATAACGGTTGTGGCAGTCTTGCTATCGCGCCTGATCGTCGTCTTGATGCTGCCATCGGTAACACAACCGCTCATTCCTGAGACCTTGTGGAGCTTTCTGCCCACCTCGTGGCGCGTCGTCATCTTCTGGAGCGGCCTGCGGGGCGCTCTATCGCTGGCCCTGGTGCTGGCATTGCCCTTAAATATACCCTCATACGATATCCTGGTAACCTCGACGTATGCCGTCGTGTTATTCACCTTGCTGGTGCAGGGTTTCACCTTGCGCTTCGTTTTGAAAGGGCTGCCTTCGGTGTCGAAATAA
- a CDS encoding bifunctional precorrin-2 dehydrogenase/sirohydrochlorin ferrochelatase, translated as MPNYYPVMLDVRGRLAIVIGGDRVAAEKAAGLSASGAEVRVIAPQFCEELLKQAEHKRVTLRYKAYEPGDLAGALVVVAATNDPQLIQDIWNETQERGQLVNIVDVPAYCSFILPSILRREPLTIAVSTEGTNPSLAKRIRHDLEEIFPPAYGTYLQLAALARAYLRQHGVSYEQRDEFFNDYHTSEVLKELVEGDVAQATAITSSLLQQYGIEVPAKTLAAGLEEERAYA; from the coding sequence ATGCCGAACTACTATCCTGTAATGCTCGATGTTCGTGGCCGTTTGGCCATTGTCATTGGTGGCGACCGGGTGGCCGCCGAAAAAGCCGCCGGGCTTAGCGCCAGTGGCGCTGAAGTACGCGTAATAGCTCCTCAATTCTGCGAGGAATTGTTGAAGCAGGCCGAACATAAGCGTGTTACGTTGCGCTATAAAGCCTACGAGCCGGGCGACCTGGCCGGGGCCTTGGTCGTCGTTGCGGCGACCAACGATCCGCAGCTCATCCAGGACATCTGGAATGAGACGCAGGAACGCGGGCAACTGGTCAATATCGTAGACGTTCCTGCCTATTGCTCGTTCATCCTGCCCTCGATCCTGCGCCGCGAACCGCTGACAATCGCCGTCTCAACTGAGGGCACCAACCCCAGCCTTGCTAAGCGCATTCGCCACGACCTGGAAGAAATCTTTCCACCCGCCTATGGCACCTACCTGCAATTAGCGGCCCTGGCTCGCGCATACTTGCGGCAGCATGGCGTCTCGTATGAGCAGCGCGATGAATTCTTCAATGACTACCACACTTCAGAGGTGTTGAAGGAACTCGTTGAAGGAGATGTTGCGCAGGCGACGGCTATCACTTCGTCTCTTTTGCAACAATATGGCATTGAGGTTCCGGCGAAGACATTGGCGGCAGGGCTTGAAGAGGAGCGAGCATATGCGTAA
- a CDS encoding M48 family metallopeptidase, which produces MDIQIEQHIEIDAGRQQKAKEYARIRRRLSLVNMAIGAAGVIILLATNLNSWLRDLLQPLGWQPVAGWFPWQVLAYFLILMLGYEILTAPLAYYNGFVLPHRYGLSTMKLSGWLGDLLKGLLLGLVLEGLAIELVYVLLAFQPASWWLWVAIVMLFFTVIMANLAPVLILPLFYKFTPLPEGDLSKRLLALAERAHTRVRGVFTMHMSSKTTAANAALMGLGNTRRIVIGDTMLDRYTPDEIEVVLAHELGHHVHRDIWKLIISQSILTLGGLYIVNLILHWAVDTRHYYPALADASTIPLLLALLGAYGLIIMPLGNAISRLIEYQADEYALQSTGMVEAFKGAMKRLANQNLSDVEPSPIIEFLFHDHPSVGKRLKHADEFEARGKRGR; this is translated from the coding sequence ATGGACATTCAAATAGAACAACACATCGAAATCGACGCGGGACGGCAACAAAAAGCCAAAGAATACGCGCGGATACGACGCCGTCTCTCGCTTGTGAATATGGCGATAGGTGCGGCAGGAGTTATCATTTTACTTGCCACCAACCTGAATAGCTGGCTGCGCGACCTGTTGCAGCCTTTAGGATGGCAGCCGGTTGCGGGCTGGTTCCCCTGGCAGGTGCTGGCCTACTTCCTGATCCTGATGCTGGGCTACGAGATACTTACTGCTCCCCTGGCATATTACAATGGCTTCGTTTTGCCACACCGTTACGGGCTTTCAACGATGAAGTTGAGCGGCTGGCTGGGCGATTTGCTCAAGGGATTGCTGCTCGGCTTAGTACTGGAAGGGCTGGCAATCGAGCTGGTCTACGTGCTGCTGGCTTTCCAGCCTGCTAGCTGGTGGTTATGGGTCGCTATCGTGATGCTGTTCTTCACAGTGATTATGGCAAATCTCGCGCCGGTACTGATTTTGCCCCTGTTCTACAAATTTACTCCCTTGCCTGAAGGCGACCTGTCGAAGCGCTTGCTGGCGCTGGCCGAACGCGCCCATACACGCGTGCGCGGCGTCTTCACCATGCATATGAGCAGCAAGACGACGGCCGCAAATGCCGCCTTGATGGGATTAGGCAACACGCGCCGTATCGTGATCGGCGATACAATGCTGGACCGCTATACGCCGGACGAGATCGAGGTTGTGCTGGCGCACGAATTAGGTCATCACGTGCATCGCGATATCTGGAAGCTCATTATCAGCCAATCGATATTGACATTGGGCGGCCTGTACATCGTGAATCTGATATTGCACTGGGCGGTCGATACCCGGCATTACTATCCCGCGCTGGCCGATGCTTCCACGATACCGCTGCTGCTGGCGCTGCTCGGCGCGTATGGCCTGATCATTATGCCGCTAGGAAACGCTATTAGCCGCTTAATTGAGTACCAGGCCGACGAGTATGCGCTGCAATCGACCGGTATGGTAGAGGCATTCAAGGGAGCAATGAAGCGCCTGGCCAACCAGAACCTGTCCGACGTCGAGCCATCGCCTATCATCGAATTCCTGTTCCACGACCATCCATCAGTAGGCAAACGTTTGAAGCACGCGGACGAGTTTGAAGCGCGTGGGAAGCGAGGCCGATAA